A window of Hippoglossus stenolepis isolate QCI-W04-F060 chromosome 16, HSTE1.2, whole genome shotgun sequence contains these coding sequences:
- the ep300b gene encoding histone acetyltransferase p300 isoform X14, with amino-acid sequence MADNVLESGPPSAKRPKLSSPALSVSASDGNDFGSFFDLEHDLPDELISSSDLGLTNGGDASQLHTTLGGIGLGGQDAAAKHKQLSELLRAGAPAQQGGPTSNSTAPGASMGMMGGVSVSPGGPQAMPPQGQQQQPGLMQQVGMVGGMAAHNRAASMMGNQKGNTGQQGLMGGQVMNGSPRMGYPGNAGMGNSSNLLAETLQQGPMGPGGQAGMRPQQPGALNKMNMMANAGPYGGPYGQSAGQGLPGAGLGPQLQNKTGLPNNMANQFNMDKKGPPGQGMPGMPSQQQQPGAVGGVSVGGAAAAVGGPQVGLNVVGAGPGTAPPTADPEKRKLIQQQLVLLLHAHKCQRREQANGEVRQCNLPHCRTMKNVLNHMTHCQAGKSCQVAHCASSRQIISHWKNCTRHDCPVCLPLKNAGDKRNQQSLLNSAGVGLVNSLGSGVPGGQSNTPNLNPPNQIDPSSIERAYAALGLTYQGNQMPQQQSTNMPNQGLQGQPGMRTLNTMGANSMGVNGGVQSPNQQSTLLPDAMLHNNMNVQSLMNDSLGSLGSMPTATPPSAAGMRKSWHEDITQDLRNHLVHKLVQAIFPTPDPAALKDRRMENLVAYARKVEGDMYESANSRAEYYHLLAEKIYKIQKELEEKRKTRLQKQGMMPGQPGIGSPGLPQGPPSMGQPPMLPGQPPNGPHIDPSMVRPAGPNQMVNRMQNPAGMNQFGQMGMQSMGQRSTPPLPLGSPMNQMGMGAARMGQPNATQLQNQYLPQGQFPGSSPGLGSGPSGMNQPGPQTTVPQNQMSTPPSLPVSSPAPQSASSAPGSGAPGGSMGPGSATGAGSLPSLPQSSTPTQSNSYPHCPSIRTNSPSPARSLTPQPHQTPPTLPGSQTPQPHTPSTPQLPPPQHPQQQQQQQQQQQQQQQTLQQQQQQQQQQPPSAQSVNSEKAGQHPQKTLGGVASSGPQASQASSVPNQNAHVPPQLPKTPLSAKPSLTGDCQVSSPASVNSSTDASSQPAPSDGPAASQEEVKMEVKKQEEEEDEGTDSQGEGKGKMGKGQADVKTEEKPEIKKEKLSSDGCKGEPMDTSSFSTSSSVTTGEDKKPEVKKEPKEEDEGSASSTSSPASAQCKKKIFKPEELRQALMPTLEALYRQDPESLPFRQPVDPQLLGIPVRIRTSNKTNLDYFDIVKNPMDLSTIKRKLDTGQYQEPWQYVDDIWLMFNNAWLYNRKTSRVYKYCSKLAEVFESEIDPVMQGLGYCCGRKFEFSPQTLCCYGKQLCTIQRDAAYFSYQNSSPKYGLLADRYHFCEKCFNEIQGETVSLGDDPSQPQTSINKEQFQRKKNDTLDPELLVECIDCGRKMHQICVLHHDTIWPLGFTCDSCLKKANKTRKENKYAARRLPQTKLGGYLESRVNDYLKRHGQPESGDITIRVVHVSDKVVEVKPGMKSRFVDSGEMSESFPYRMKALFAFEDIDGADVCFFGMHVQEYGSDCPPPNQRRVYISYLDSVHFFKPRHLRTAVYHEILLGYLEYVKRQGYTTGHIWACPPSEGDDYIFHCHPMDQKIPKPKRLQEWYRKMLDKAVAERIVHDYKDVFKQATEDRLTSAKELPYFEGDFWPNVLEESIKELEQEEEERKREENSTSNESIDATKGDSKNAKKKNNKKTSKNKSSLSRANKKKPGMPNVSNDLSQKLYATMEKHKEVFFVIRLIAGPTANSLPAITDVDPLMACDLMDGRDAFLTLARDKHLEFSSLRRSLWSSMCMLVELHNQSQDRFVYTCNECKHHVETRYHCTVCEDYDLCITCYNIKGHEHKMDKLGLGLDDDSNNASAAATQSPGDSRRLSIQRCIQSLVHACQCRNANCSLPSCQKMKRVVQHTKGCKRKTNGGCPICKQLIALCCYHAKHCQENKCPVPFCLNIKQKLRQQQLQHRLQQAQMLRRRMASMQRVGQAAVGPPGGPVVGLPSPGNNGTTAPSTPTSVGTQPPTPQTPTQTMPPVPQQGMGPGPGVQQQQQQPGGMPSQSGMPPQHPHHQFPQMSPQHQQQMLQVQQQQQQQQQQQQQQQQQHQQQQLQLQQQQQLQQQQQHSGAGTNPQQLQQHPNNLPPYASRPPGSSPIHQSQGKPVLRSATPPQLQPGGTVMAGSVGGQQPPNQAQPPLSQQHPSGPPPAAVEIAMKIQQVADAQRKMALQRQAAQAAAGLMPPHPHHQQGQGQQISMGHPGAVGMVGPQGMPQQSAAVAAARAHMEQQQSAQPGMMVGAGGPMQQSPQQVNLPQGQLPPQVQLQQQRMGAPLQNPQQQQQQWAGQGMPPQQRQAMMNQMGHPAMMAAQQQQLQQQQQQQQQQQQQQQQQQQQQQQQQQQHQQAQGHAALINMAQQQQQQGAGVPGGAVPGATGVPGAIAAGGNIPQAALQDLLRTLRSPSSPIQQQQVLNILRSNPQLMAAFIKQRASKYKGVPGAPGGPGGPGAMPGGPGPTGGPVGNAMAGGGPQVNMNSAGSGQPGMHMASQGGTNVNMATMAQLQQQQQLQQQQQQQQLQQQQLQQLQQQQQLQQQQQLQQQQQLQQQQQLQQQQQRPMLSSLQQQQVAALQQQQQQQQQQQQQQQQQQQQQQQQQQQQQQQQQQGGVRPMQGQGPMGNLNTTQFREMLMRRHLQQQQQQQQQQQQQQMGVNHGQFQQPQPPQGQSYMGQPGMQPPTVGQGQAGGPPHGPQQPGGPPGQQGQGYPGSVAQQQATAALQHRIQHQHNLQMQQQNAMAGLPGGDAGPGVGGPQQPSQGPQPTQGGPPPPSSQALLQQALHQRLLQQQQQQQQHLGPGGSPAQHSNPMSPQQPQQMAQSPHLQGQTHPTSLANQVRSPQPSPRPQSQPPHSSPSPRMQPQPSPHHISPQMQTGSPHPGHLNQHHPGMGVPPQQQPTTQQQQQNSMEQFGSDQSAMLSQLSSMASLHGPGGNSQDPLGQNMNHNPLDIM; translated from the exons ATGGCCGATAATGTCCTGGAGTCCGGCCCGCCTTCAGCTAAGAGGCCCAAGCTGTCCTCTCCGGCTCTCTCCGTGTCTGCCAGTGATGGAAATG ATTTTGGTTCATTCTTTGACCTGGAGCACGACCTCCCAGATGAGCTAATCAGCTCGTCGGACCTGGGTCTGACCAACGGAGGGGATGCCAGCCAACTCCATACCACTCTCGGAGGTATTGGTTTGGGAGGCCAGGATGCAGCtgccaaacacaaacagctgtctGAACTCTTGCGAGCTGGAGCCCCAGCACAGCAGGGTGGCCCTACTTCCAACAGCACAGCACCTGGGGCTTCCATGGGGATGATGGGGGGCGTCAGCGTTTCCCCGGGTGGACCTCAAGCCATGCCCCCCCAgggccagcagcagcaacctGGATTAATGCAGCAGGTTGGGATGGTTGGAGGGATGGCAGCTCACAATCGAGCAGCTTCCATGATGGGTAACCAGAAGGGTAACACTGGACAGCAGGGGCTGATGGGGGGGCAGGTGATGAATGGCTCGCCGAGAATGGGTTACCCTGGCAATGCAGGCATGGGTAACAGTAGTAACCTGTTGGCGGAAACCCTGCAGCAGGGGCCAATGGGACCAGGGGGTCAAGCAGGGATGAGACCACAGCAGCCTGGAGCACTGAACAAG ATGAATATGATGGCCAATGCGGGCCCCTATGGTGGTCCGTACGGCCAATCTGCTGGCCAGGGGCTGCCTGGAGCAGGGCTGGGCCCGCAGCTCCAGAATAAGACAGGCCTGCCCAACAATATGGCCAATCAGTTCAACATGGACAAGAAGGGGCCACCGGGTCAAGGCATGCCTGGGATG ccctctcagcagcagcaacctGGAGCGGTTGGCGGCGTGTCTGtcggtggagcagcagcagcagtggggggGCCGCAGGTTGGGCTCAATGTTGTAGGGGCAGGTCCCGGCACAGCGCCGCCTACTGCAGACCCTGAGAAGCGGAAGCTAATTCAACAGCAGCTGGTGCTCTTGCTCCACGCGCACAAGTGCCAGCGGAGGGAGCAAGCCAACGGCGAAGTGCGACAGTGCAACCTGCCGCACTGCCGCACCATGAAGAATGTGCTGAACCACATGACTCATTGCCAGGCTGGCAAGTCCTGCCAGG tggCACACTGTGCCTCATCCAGACAGATAATCTCTCATTGGAAGAATTGCACACGACATGACTGTCCTGTATGCCTGCCACTGAAAAACGCTGGAGACAAGAGGAACCAGCAGT CGCTCCTCAACAGTGCAGGGGTGGGTTTGGTGAACTCTTTAGGGTCAGGGGTGCCAGGTGGACAGTCCAACACGCCCAATCTGAACCCCCCAAACCAGATTGATCCCAGCTCCATAGAGAGGGCCTACGCTGCGCTGGGTCTCACTTACCAGGGAAACCAGATGCCGCAGCAACAATCGACCAACATGCCAAACCAAGGGCTGCAGGGGCAGCCTGGAATGAGGACTCTAAACACCATGG GAGCAAACTCTATGGGAGTGAATGGTGGAGTGCAGTCCCCCAACCAGCAGTCTACACTACTGCCAGACGCCATGTTGCACAACAACATGAATGTACAGAG TTTGATGAATGATAGTTTGGGGAGCCTGGGATCCATGCCCACAGCAACTCCTCCTTCTGCTGCAGGCATGAGGAAGTCCTGGCATGAGGACATCACACAGGACCTCCGTAACCACCTAGTCCACAAACT TGTACAGGCCATCTTCCCTACTCCCGACCCCGCTGCACTGAAGGATCGGCGGATGGAAAATCTCGTGGCTTACGCTCGAAAAGTAGAGGGTGACATGTACGAGTCAGCTAACAGTAGG GCGGAGTACTACCACCTGCTGGCAGAGAAGATCTACAAGATCCaaaaggagctggaggagaagaggaagacgcGGCTCCAGAAGCAGGGCATGATGCCCGGCCAACCTGGAATAGGCTCCCCAGGCCTCCCACAGGGGCCTCCAAGCATGGGACAGCCGCCCATGCTCCCGGGGCAACCCCCAA ATGGTCCTCACATCGATCCGTCCATGGTCCGACCAGCAGGACCCAACCAGATGGTCAACAGGATGCAGAACCCAGCAG GAATGAACCAGTTTGGTCAGATGGGGATGCAGTCGATGGGTCAGAGGTCgacccctcctcttcctcttggtTCTCCAATGAACCAG ATGGGTATGGGTGCAGCAAGAATGGGCCAGCCCAATGCCACACAGTTACAGAACCAGTACCTCCCCCAAGGCCAGTTTCCAGGGTCCAGTCCTGGACTTGGTTCTGGTCCTAGTGGCATGAACCAGCCCGGGCCACAGACTACAGTGCCACAG AACCAGATGTCAACGCCGCCTTCCCTCCCAGTCAGTAGTCCTGCACCACAGTCTGCCTCTTCTGCTCCGGGCTCTGGGGCCCCTGGAGGCTCCATGGGGCCTGGTAGTGCCACCGGTGCTGGGTCTCTACCCAGCTTGCCTCAATCCTCCACCCCCACCCAGTCCAACTCCTACCCGCACTGCCCGTCCATCCGAACAAACTCGCCGTCACCAGCTCGCAGCTTAACGCCTCAACCTCATCAAACACCCCCCACGTTACCTGGTTCTCAAACACCACAGCCACACACTCCGAGCACACCTCAGCTACCACCTCCACAGcacccacaacaacaacaacaacaacaacaacagcaacaacaacagcaacaaactttacagcagcagcagcagcagcagcagcagcagccaccatCAGCACAGTCAGTGAATTCTGAGAAGGCCGGTCAGCATCCACAGAAGACGCTTGGGGGTGTGGCTTCCTCGGGCCCCCAAGCAAGTCAGGCTTCTTCAGTGCCCAACCAGAATGCTCATGTGCCACCACAGCTGCCCAAGACCCCA CTATCTGCGAAGCCTTCTCTGACAGGAGATTGTCAGGTGTCCTCCCCAGCCTCGGTCAACAGCAGCACTGATGCCAGCTCCCAGCCAGCTCCATCAGATGGCCCTGCTGCCAGCCAGGAAGAAGTTAAAATGGAGgtgaagaagcaggaggaagaggaagatgaagggacTGACTCACAAGGAGAGGGCAAAGGGAAGATGGGAAAGGGTCAGGCTGACgtgaagacagaggagaaacctGAA ataaagaaagagaagctcTCGTCGGATGGGTGTAAAGGCGAGCCCATGGATACATCTTCGTTCTCGACGTCATCGTCGGTAACAACAGGTGAAGACAAGAAGCCGGAGGTGAAGAAAGAGCccaaagaggaagatgaggggtCAGCATCCAGTACCAGCTCCCCAGCCAGCGCTCAGTGCAAGAAGAAGA tCTTTAAGCCGGAGGAGCTGCGTCAGGCTCTGATGCCCACGCTGGAAGCTTTGTACCGGCAGGACCCTGAGTCTTTGCCCTTCCGTCAACCGGTGGACCCCCAGTTACTGGGAATACCCGTACGTATTCGAACTAGTAACAAAACTAACCTG GACTACTTTGATATTGTGAAGAACCCCATGGACCTGTCAACCATCAAGAGGAAGCTGGACACGGGACAATACCAGGAGCCGTGGCAATATGTCGACGATATCTGGCTGATGTTCAACAACGCCTGGCTCTACAACCGCAAGACGTCACGTGTATACAAGTACTGCTCCAAGCTGGCTGAGGTGTTTGAGTCGGAGATCGACCCGGTCATGCAGGGCCTGGGATACTGTTGTGGGAGGAAG TTTGAGTTTTCCCCTCAAACTCTATGCTGCTACGGAAAACAATTATGCACCATCCAACGTGATGCTGCGTACTTTAGCTACCAGAACAG TTCACCAAAATATGGGCTTCTTGCTGACAGGTACCACTTCTGTGAGAAGTGTTTCAACGAAATCCAGGGCGAGACCGTTTCCCTGGGGGACGACCCCTCGCAGCCTCAGAC GTCTATCAACAAAGAGCAGTTCCAACGAAAGAAGAACGACACACTTGATCCCGAGTT gCTTGTGGAATGTATTGACTGCGGTCGTAAAATGCACCAGATCTGTGTCCTGCATCATGACACCATATGGCCTTTAGG CTTCACatgtgacagctgcctcaaaaAGGCGAACAAGACACGGAAAGAGAACAAATACGCAGCTAGAA GACTTCCGCAGACCAAGCTGGGGGGTTATTTGGAGTCGCGTGTGAACGACTACCTCAAGCGACATGGCCAACCCGAATCTGGCGATATCACCATCCGAGTCGTCCACGTCTCGGACAAGGTGGTCGAGGTCAAGCCAGGCATGAAGTCCAG gtTTGTGGACAGTGGAGAAATGTCGGAGTCCTTCCCCTACAGGATGAAAGCCTTGTTTGCATTTGAGGACATCGACGGcgcagatgtgtgttttttcggCATGCACGTCCAAGAGTACGGCTCAGACTGCCCGCCTCCCAATCAGAGACGAGTGTACATCTCTTACCTGGACAGCGTGCACTTCTTCAAACCTCGACACCTCAGGACGGCTGTCTACCATGAGATCCTGCTGGGCTACCTGGAGTATGTCAAGAGGCAGGG GTATACAACGGGTCATATCTGGGCCTGTCCACCCAGTGAAGGGGATGATTACATCTTTCACTGCCATCCAATGGACCAGAAGATCCCCAAGCCAAAACGCCTGCAGGAGTGGTACAGGAAGATGCTGGACAAGGCTGTGGCTGAGCGCATTGTCCATGATTACAAG GACGTGTTCAAGCAAGCAACAGAGGACCGGCTGACCAGCGCCAAGGAGCTGCCATATTTTGAGGGCGACTTCTGGCCAAACGTGCTGGAGGAGAGCAtcaaggagctggagcaggaggaagaggagaggaagcgaGAGGAGAACAGCACCTCCAATGAGAGCATAGAT GCCACAAAAGGAGACAGCAAGAATGCCAAAAAGAAGAACAATAAAAAGACGAGCAAGAACAAGAGCAGCTTGAGCCGAGCCAACAAGAAGAAACCGGGGATGCCCAACGTTTCCAATGACCTTTCTCAGAAACTCTACGCTACCATGGAGAAACATAAGGAG GTCTTCTTTGTCATCCGCCTCATTGCCGGACCCACAGCCAACTCCCTGCCCGCCATCACTGACGTGGACCCGCTGATGGCCTGTGACCTGATGGACGGCCGCGACGCCTTCCTGACTCTGGCCAGGGACAAGCACCTGGAGTTCAGCTCTCTGAGGAGGTCCCTGTGGAGCTCCATGTGTATGTTGGTGGAGCTGCACAACCAGAGCCAGGACCGCTTCGTTTACACTTGCAATGAGTGTAAACATCACGTGGAGACACGCTACCACTGCACCGTCTGCGAG GACTATGACTTGTGCATCACCTGCTACAACATTAAAGGTCATGAGCACAAGATGGATAAACTGGGTCTGGGGCTGGACGACGACAGCAACAACGCGTCAGCAGCAGCTACTCAGAGCCCTGGAGACTCCCGTCGTCTAAGCATCCAGAGATGTATTCAGTCGCTGGTCCATGCGTGCCAGTGCCGCAACGCCAACTGCTCTCTGCCGTCCTGCCAGAAGATGAAGCGCGTTGTTCAGCACACAAAAGGCTGCAAGCGCAAGACGAATGGTGGCTGCCCCATCTGCAAGCAGCTCATTGCTCTGTGCTGCTACCATGCTAAACACTGTCAAGAGAACAAATGTCCAGTCCCGTTCTGTCTGAACATCAAGCAAAAGCtgcggcagcagcagctacagcacaGGCTCCAGCAGGCGCAAATGTTAAGGAGAAGAATGGCCAGCATGCAGAGGGTGGGGCAGGCCGCTGTTGGGCCACCCGGAGGGCCTGTGGTCGGACTTCCATCACCAGGAAACAATGGTACCACAGCACCAAGTACCCCAACGTCTGTAGGAACCCAGCCCCCAACCCCCCAGACACCAACTCAGACCATGCCTCCAGTCCCGCAGCAGGGAATGGGTCCAGGACCtggagtccagcagcagcaacagcagccagGTGGGATGCCCTCACAAAGTGGCATGCCTCCTCAGCACCCCCACCACCAGTTTCCGCAGATGTCTCCccaacatcagcagcagatgcttcaagtccagcagcagcagcagcagcaacaacaacaacagcagcagcagcagcaacagcatcaacaacagcagctgcagctgcagcagcagcagcagctgcagcagcagcagcagcacagtggagCAGGGACCAACCCTCAACAACTCCAACAGCACCCGAACAATTTGCCTCCATATGCCAGCAGACCTCCAGGCTCCTCCCCAATCCACCAGTCCCAGGGCAAACCAGTTCTTCGGTCTGCAACACCTCCCCAGCTGCAGCCTGGTGGCACTGTCATGGCTGGAAGTGTTGGGGGCCAGCAACCTCCTAACCAGGCCCAGCCTCCCCTTTCACAGCAGCATCCTTCTGGCCCTCCACCGGCAGCAGTAGAAATCGCCATGAAGATCCAACAGGTAGCTGATGCTCAGAGAAAGATGGCTCTGCAACGACAAGCCGCCCAGGCAGCTGCAGGCTTGATGCCTCCTCACCCGCACCATCAACAGGGTCAAGGTCAACAGATAAGCATGGGACACCCAGGGGCAGTTGGGATGGTTGGACCTCAGGGCATGCCACAACAGTCGGCAGCAGTGGCAGCTGCTCGTGCCCACATGGAACAGCAACAAAGTGCTCAACCGGGCATGATGGTCGGTGCTGGGGGGCCCATGCAGCAAAGCCCTCAGCAGGTAAACCTTCCCCAGGGCCAGCTCCCCCCTCAGgtgcagcttcagcagcagaggatggGTGCACCACTTCAAAACcctcaacagcagcaacagcagtggGCAGGCCAGGGGATGCCACCCCAGCAGAGACAAGCTATGATGAACCAAATGGGCCATCCAGCCATGAtggcagctcagcagcagcaacttcaacagcagcagcagcaacaacagcagcagcagcagcagcagcagcagcagcagcagcagcagcagcaacagcagcagcagcaccaacaAGCTCAGGGCCATGCTGCCTTGATAAACatggcgcagcagcagcagcagcaaggtgCTGGTGTCCCAGGGGGGGCTGTCCCTGGAGCTACTGGTGTCCCAGGAGCTATTGCTGCTGGTGGGAACATCCCCCAGGCTGCCCTCCAAGACCTGTTACGGACTCTCCGCTCGCCTAGCTCACCgatccagcagcagcaagtcCTCAACATCTTGAGGTCTAATCCACAGCTCATGGCTGCTTTTATTAAGCAGAGGGCTTCAAAATACAAGGGGGTGCCGGGGGCTCCAGGTGGACCGGGTGGACCGGGTGCCATGCCGGGAGGTCCTGGTCCCACAGGAGGTCCTGTTGGTAATGCCATGGCAGGAGGGGGACCACAGGTGAACATGAATTCTGCAGGTTCCGGCCAGCCTGGGATGCATATGGCAAGTCAGGGAGGGACGAATGTCAACATGGCCACTATGGcccagctacagcagcagcaacagctgcagcagcagcagcagcaacagcagcttcagcagcagcagttacaacagttacaacagcaacaacagttacaacagcaacaacagttgcaacagcaacaacagttgcaacagcagcaacagttacaacagcagcagcagaggccaaTGCTCAGTAGTTTACAGCAACAACAAGTGGCagctctccagcagcagcagcagcagcaacagcagcagcaacagcaacaacaacagcagcagcaacaacaacagcagcagcaacagcagcagcaacagcagcagcagcaaggggGAGTAAGGCCTATGCAAGGCCAGGGCCCAATGGGAAATCTCAACACTACCCAGTTTAGAGAGATGCTCATGAGGCGgcatctccagcagcagcagcaacaacagcagcagcagcagcaacaacaaatggGAGTAAATCACGGTCAGTTCCAGCAGCCACAACCACCACAGGGGCAAAGCTACATGGGACAGCCTGGGATGCAGCCTCCAACAGTGGGACAGGGCCAGGCTGGAGGTCCTCCTCATGGCCCCCAGCAGCCTGGTGGTCCCCCAGGCCAGCAGGGGCAAGGTTACCCAGGATCGGTGGCCCAGCAGCAAGCTACAGCTGCTCTGCAGCATAGGATCCAGCACCAGCACAACCtccagatgcagcagcagaatgCCATGGCTGGTCTGCCAGGGGGCGATGCAGGGCCAGGTGTGGGAGGTCCTCAGCAGCCATCTCAAGGCCCTCAGCCCACTCAAGGTGGCCCCCCACCTCCATCTTCTCAAGCCCTGCTACAACAGGCCCTCCACCAGAGactgctccagcagcagcagcagcagcaacagcatctGGGCCCCGGCGGGTCACCGGCCCAGCACAGCAATCCCATGAGTCcccagcagccgcagcagatGGCCCAGTCCCCACACCTGCAGGGCCAGACACATCCCACATCGCTGGCTAACCAGGTGCGATCTCCACAGCCCTCTCCCAGACCGCAGTCCCAGCCGCCGCACTCCAGCCCGTCCCCGCGCATGCAGCCCCAGCCCTCCCCACATCACATCTCCCCTCAGATGCAGACGGGTTCACCACACCCAGGCCATCTGAACCAGCACCACCCAGGCATGGGGGTCCCTCCACAACAACAGCCAACAAcccaacagcagc